The Apodemus sylvaticus chromosome 4, mApoSyl1.1, whole genome shotgun sequence nucleotide sequence GGGAGTTGCTGTTCAAGTGGTACTGGCTCTCTGCCcctggctgcccactctcttctcCTGCCCCCTGTAACTCTGAGGAAGTAAAACACTAGGgactttcattatttaaaactgaCCTGATAATTCAATGGTTGGGCAAAGAATTTCCTATCCTAATCTTAACAGTAGTCTTTTTcatcctccttggcctctgcccaGGGCAGAGGCTACACAATATAGATGCCCTGAGAGACCTACATGTCTGCCACTTCCTATCCACTCCACAGCCTGGTCTGAATCTGCAATCCTCCCTGCGtccatttctcttcctcctgggacccagaaaTCACGCCTTTTTCTCTTCACCTAGCAATTAGCTTCTACCATCGTTATTGACATAATCAAGAAACAATTAGGGAAACAGATTTTAGTATCAGCCCCTCCCCCTACCATTCAtagcttcagttccaggggctctTCACTAGGTATGCATGCGATACACAGACATCTATGCAGGCAAAGCGTCTATTTATAAATGTTGTTAAATGCAATCACATAACACAGGATGGCCAACATTAGTTcacatacattacatatattaGATTTTAGTGAGGCTGAAAAATTCCTTTCGTCCATCAACATTGGCTACGGTAATGTCATACGTCAGCATTACTTACATGTTTGCAATGATGTCAGGGTAAATAAACCCACTGCAAAGCATAGAACATATATCTTATACAGCAGTGTACAGGACTTGAAAATGATAAAACAGCTTATAACACTGAAGCTTTGGCCACGATGTTAGACTGTACTCCTACTTAGAAAGTTTACTCTGGAATAGTATTCTGTCTATACTGGTGGTAACCTTGTTCAGATCATGTTTCTCAaatctaccccccacccccatttcctctCCAAAAAGGTCTGGTTATATAGTGCAGGCCCTCAAGCTTGgaaatccccctgtctcagcctcctgaggagaGTCATAGATTTAACACCACATCCAACTCTCTTGATTGTGTCTGGACGCCGTACCTAGTGAGTGATGCATACCATATAGATTTATGTGAGTGTAGTCTCATCTTCAATGAAACCTAATGACTGCATACAGGCTTCAATGTGAAGACCTCCCATCCTCTGGCCCCGGCCCATCTGTGTTTACTCTTTGTTTCTCCTACCAGTGCCCACTCCAACGCCATGTCAAGATCCCAAATCCACTACCTACTCCCATCCACCAATCCTTGGGTGGGTTATGGCATCTGCCTGATATTATTTTACTAATAAatgcttataaataaaaataaatcttgttcCCTCCAAAGGTATTTCAATGCTCTGAACACATTTGAGTTCCCATTGTTAACACAACTCTTCATTTTTCAGCGTCATCTCCTTAATCGGGCCCGATGGAATTATAAAGTCCTTGCTGATGGTGGTGAGGTCATGCTGGAGGGGTTAAATCAGGAACTCTTCCCTAGAGATGAACTTTTCCCGTCTTCTGGCATCCATGTGTGAAATGTATACAATCAACCCTTGTGGCTTACAGGATCTTtagaactgtggcacagggtgGGGCTATGGCTgtcggtagagtgcttgcctagctttCATGAAGATCTGGGTTTAATCCCGGCACCAaacaaaccaggcatggtggttcaggctgtgatcccagcattcaggaggtggaggcaggaggatcagaaaggcACTATCATCCACAGTAGGTGGAAAGCAGCCTAGTCTCTGGGAGAAGAGAGCCAATCTAAAGAGAAGGAaacaagggaagggaaaaaaatgtcATTGGCCTCAAAGAGGAAGTCTGCCTTGGAGGTTAAACATATCTTTGCAACACAGCTTGAGGGTAACAGTGGCAGTGGGAGTAAACTTTGTTTCATCATTTCTGAAAACCAAGACTAGGAACAGAAAAGTCAAACGCTTAGTCTCACAGCTGCTTCTTAGGACTGGAGTTTTCTGGAAAGGTAAAGGCCCTTCTAATCCGGACTAAATAATTGCTCATCAAAGGACATTTAAATTATCTGTTTAGTGGCTTctgatggttttttttatttgggtCGGGGAGGATTACATTGGAATGGCAGTGCAGCACAGGTCTCACAGTGTGGAGTCTGAGTCTCGTGCCAGCTCGAACTGCAAACAGCATTGTTTCTGGCTCAACTCTGCATCTGTCAAATGCTTGGATTATTGTTATTCTTTTGGggattaaaaagtgtgtgtgtatgtgagtgtgtgtgtgtgtgtgtgtgtgtgtgtgtgtgtgtacatatcaaAAACAACTTTCaagtcagttcttttcttccacctttGCATGGGATCTAGGAAACTCGGGTTTCCCACTCAGGTTTCCAGAGTTGTGGGTCatgtgcctttacctgctgagccatatcgCTTGCCCttattttggttggttttgttttgtttagacgGGGTCTGACTTACCTGGAACTCAGGCTCTCCTTACTTttaaagagatctgcctgcctctgccaattTGTGAGATTAAAGATGTAAACCAGGCTCCCTTTGAAATTTTTTAGACAGATCCTGTGTAATCCAGGCTAGACTTGctcatggcaattctcctgcctcagcctctccagtgagtgccaccacacctggctagatTGTTTCTGAAGGTAAATatgtttgttgggttttgtcaCCTGGATTTGTTTCTCAGTGGTAGTGTCATATGACTTAGTCTGTCACAGTAGGGTGGCCTAGGATTTTTTATGTGATAGTTCCTTGGGTTGCTTCTTCATATAGGATTTTTTATGTGATAGTTCCTTGGGTTGCTTCTTCATATAGAACCATGCCTGCAAAAACAGAGGTTATCAGTAGCTCTAAAAGTAAGGTCTAGTGGAAATTCACACTCCTCGGGAAGAATACATTTcaatactttacattttataGAACATAAAATGTATACTAtagtaaaatacaataaaatatgctAATATTTTATGGTGTTCTACAATGGATACcattgactattttattttattttagacaggTTCTCCCTATTCATGTGACTTgcctggcctagaattcactatatagaccaggctgatctcaaatcCATCACTTGCCTAtgcctcccaggttctgggattaaagcttGTACCACCTCACATGGCCAACATGAATTTCAAAAGGAACCAaagagtgataaaaaaaaaattgttaccCCTGCTCATTGTGCATGGACTGTGGTCTTCCCGTTCTCACGGTTCAGACTTCCCATCAACTTTTTTGTCAGCACTTTCCTTTTGATCTGACAGTGACCGATACAAAATTGCTGAATGGTGAGCTACAGTATAATGTTGCCTTGCTATTGTTTTATGACCCTTAGGGACAGGAATCCTTCTTGAAGTCTGCCCCCATATCTAAAGATAGACATATTCACTTATAAAAGCTGACTGGTTAAAACATGAGAGCCATTTATGgtatttttccatttatggtAAATTGCCTTAAGATTCAGAGGATGTATAGagccccattttttaaaaaaaaaattatgggtTTGCCTAAATATGAATTAAAGTTGTGGTCACCAAAAAGTAACCAGGGTTGTAGCtgaaattttatacataaaagtgCCTGTCTAGTTATTTAAAACATTGGAAAACATTTGTATAAGCATGGAACTGATTAAGGGTCCAGTGTCAGGGtttgagaggtggctcagtgcttaggagcactggctgctcctccagaggacccaggttcaattcccagcacctacatggcagctcacgactCTCTGTAACTCCGGTTCGagaggatctaacaccctcacacaggcatgcatacagacaaaacactggtgcacataaaataaataataaatcttttttttaaaagaagaagaaagtcagTCCGGTCAGTCTCAACTGGGTGGTTTGCTTTCACACGGGTCTGCTTGCCAGTTTCAGTTCTTTCTGGCCAACTGTTATTTGAAACTATAGAGAACTTCCAGAAATAAACAGTCCTATGTGTTGAATAGCTTTGAGCACGGTATATCGATGGGATGGATTACTCTGCTTTATCTTAGTTTTGAAGCCAGTCCTCTCCTGTGCTGCTTTCTGAAATAAACTCCCCAGGTATGGCATTGTCTAAGGAAACACACGACCTGTGCTGCGCAGGGGTTGAGGCTCTTGTAGCTCTTTAACATCGGCACAGCATCTTACAAAGTACTCCCACAAACACGGTGAGGAGGCTGCCACTCAGAAAGGCCTGTCACCGCTAAAAATGTTCTACAAGGGTTTTAGAAGTACGCTAGAGTGAACGTAAAATGCTGAACGGGGGAAAAGCCCGGCCTTGTATGGAAAGCAGAGTTGCAGGCAGCTTTAGTAAAGCACGTGGTGCGGGGCTGAGTGGAGCCCACACAGCCAGCCACGTGTGCTAGGGGTCCAGATGATTCTACTTCCCCGCCTTAGATGCTTTACCGTTTTGTGGTTTGCCTGGATGCAATCTGAGCACCACATGCTTGTCTGATGCCCAAAGAGACCAGAAAACGGTATCAGAGttaacaggtggttgtgagcagctctggggggaggggagaaggctgGGAATcatacctgggtcctctggaagagcagcaagtactctgaaccactgagccatctctcccctcCTTTTTGCATTCATTTCAATAATACCTGCTCAGTGGCATGCATACATGTCTTTAGAGCCACCACATATCTCAAAGATGTTACTTTAACGAAGCACCATATGTTACAACAGAAGAGTCGCCAGATGTGCCAAAGCCACACTGTTGTACTGTGTTGCTGGCCCCCAAGGTCTTTGCTTTGCTGTTTTTGAGTGATTGAATCGGtgagtgagggggagggggggaaagagaCTGGGCCTTGTGTCACCTAATAGCAAGTaggggttttttattttattttaccaatgTGCCTGAGTGTTTTTATACctgaatatatgtgcatacagTACTGGTGCCGGAGAGAAGATggtatcagataccctggaactgggtttacagatagctgtgaattgtcatgtaggtgctggggactgaaccctgACCCTCTCGAAAAGCACCAAGTGCTGCTAACCACCGACTCATCTCTTTAgccccttgtttttgtttgttttgtttgcaataGGGTCTTATGTAACAGAGGCTAACTTGGAATTTATTACATAGTtgaagttgaccttgaacttctggcccACTGGCTTCCACTTCCCACGTGTTTGGGATTAGAGACACTTGTGACCACACCCAGCAGCTGATTATCTCTAAAAGCTAAAGGGTTCCAATGTAACTCCTCTGGTCATTGAATATGTCCACGACACATCACTGCAGCTCCATAGAGGGATTAGAGCTCCATTCTCAACTACCCCCCACTGAATGCACTGCCATGCCCAGCCTCCAGACCGAGCTAAAAAAATACCTGTTTTATTCTCAGGAGAAGACAGCATGGGATCTACTACCTCCACACCTAAAAGCAGAATCAGTGAGTGTGGGACAGAAACCATCTCCCTGGGTGCTTACAGTGACTTAGTAAAAGGAGGAGTTGTGTTGGAAGCCCCATGGGGAACAGTGTTGGCTAGTGTTTCTGAGCTGGAAGAATTCAAGTGCACGGGCCAGTGACCTCCAAGGAATAGGAAAAAGGAATCCGAAAGACCTGACCTGGCCTCCAAACTGAGTAGATCAGCTGGTAGTTTATGAAAATCTAGTTCacatttcttcttgttcctctccCCGTGGGTTAGAcactggaaaacacacacacacacacacacacactctctctctctctttctcacacacacacacacacaaacacacatgtgcgcgcacacatgcacacgcacacgcacacgcacactcatacacactgacAGTCACGAGAACCTAGGGAAGCACCTGCTGAAGTCAGAACCGTATCTCCCCAGGGTGTCCCACTATACTTCTGCCCCCTTTATTTTGTAAACCATTTCAAGTACAGCTCTAGTACAGCTCTACTTCTCGTTTTAAAGGTCTCACTCAGACGGCATGTAGCTCAGTTGTAGAGGGCTTGACCCGGTATGCAAAAAGTCTTGGGTTCACTTGCCCAGTTATCCCCTCTGCAGAGCCGTAGCCGTAGCTTGCAAGTTCCCGTGGGTAGGGCTTATCCTAGAGGGATGGCAGGAGTAGGGCAGAAATATTGATCCCCTGAAACTGATACCTTCCGTGTTCTCTGCAGGCACATCCTCCACGGCAGCCCCAGTGACCAGCTCTACACCCTATTCCTTCAACCCCAAGTAAAGGAACACATTTATCCAGTCCTTGTGGCATTTCCAGTccattgggttttgttgttgttgttgaccatTTTGTCTTGGGGCCTTGGGAAGGACAAAATGAGTGGGAGAAGGGGTCAGGAACAGTGAAAACTCAGTATTTGATCTTAGGAATATAGTTATGTTGGCAGGCAAGTGGAATTGAGAATgtctcacaatgtagcccaggctgggctctaaactgcctgcctcagcttctcaagtacTGGGTTAGAAGCAGTATAAACTCAATGTTGCCTAAGATTTGAGAGGTCCTCACTCACTCTTCACACAGTGCTGGGGTGTGGAGTGTTGAGGAGGGGATTGGGAGAAAGTctcatgattatgtgtgtgtgtgggggggtgcttgattggggaaggggagattgcttatggaattttcaggggagggggaaaccaggaaaggggacaacatttgaaaagtaaataaagaatatacctaattaaaaaaaaaaagaaagttaagccTGGCTTTCTGGAAGGGCTGCCCAGGCCCTCTGCCAgcaggtcaccactcccttttgTTTCTGCTGAAACAGAAAGGAACACATCATCTTGGCCTTTTTTGCCGGGGTTCTGCTGACACTACTCCTTGTGGCCCTTTTCTTCCTCATCATCAAGAGCTGCAGAAAACGTGAGTGGTCTCTAGAGCAGTGTGAGAACAGTGAGCtctggggagaagagggaaggtcTGCTGGGCCCACCCTCCTTGCAGATCCACCTCGAGGCCCTTCCCCGCTCCTCCTTGctgctctccacacacacaccctcacctcTAGCCACTAACCTTCACCCAAAGTGAGAAGCTCCCCACTCCTCCAGACCCCATAGAGAAAGGACAACCCTCTTCTTCCTTGTGCCTGCTGCAGGTTACTCCATTGCCCAGACCCAGGACCCTCACTCAGAGCCTCCCACCAAAGTAAGACCATGCGTTTTTTTAGGGGCACAAGAGGGGGATTGTGTGTGATGAAGGTGATATACCAAATTATTTATGGGGAGTTGGTTtattctgtctcctctctatcctgCATTGCGGACTGGAATATTGGCATCACTTTCTGGACTCTGGAAAAGTAGTTCTTTTATGAGTCCTTCTGCTCTCTTTGGGTCCTTacttttcaaagtttctgggTCACTTTTAAAGAGGAACCTTTTGCTTCAAATTAAATTCActtgtttctcctttttctcttcaaaaGCTGTCATCTGTATCAAAGGAGTCACTCACATATGCCAGCATGACTTTCAAGCCCTCAGAAGAAAACAGCAATGACTTGACTAGAAACCACTCCTCAGGCTTGGATGCCACCGTCTATTCTCAGATTAAAGTGACAGATGCAGATCTGCCTCTCCGGTGAGGCAGGATGCAGGACCTCAGCTCAGCTCCTTCGACATgttgctttctggttttgttttgtatgtttacttttgttgttttccaCAAACTTGGGAGTCACAGTCTATGTAAAGCTGCAGTTGGTGTGGTTTAGGCTTGATCTAGCACAGTTGCCATCAGTCATAAGGACCAGTGGTTAGTGACATTCCCCGACAGAGGAAAGGTGGCTGATGCTTTCTCTCTGACTGGTGGTGGCAGCCCCTTGAGGGACAACGCCCCTAAACCTttccaaaggggggggggagagttcAAGACAAATGCACTGACAATAACCAGGGAGAGCCCACCCTAATGATCAGTTGAAGATTTTCAAGTGATGGCAGGCCTTCTTCCAAGGTTGGCCCCTTCTTAGTCATCATCCTGTCTCTTCATCATCTCCAGAAATCAAGACCAGAATTCCAAGCCAACACAAATACCAGATAGTATAAAACACTACAAAAACGCAGGTTTCTATCTCCTTTGTATGGCATTAGAGATGTGTCTGACAACCTTGGTTGAGAGGCAAGAATAGAGATTAGACACGTTCATTTATTCCCCCAAACAAATGGACAATCATATAGACTGCCCAACAAAAAAAGGCAAGATTCTTTCTAATTAGGCAAGCTTACTCTAAAATGTAAGACTAagcaagaagaaaatatttataaaataaacctGAGGGCTGATGAGGTAGATAAGGACATTTGCTATCAAACCTGAAAATCTGAGTTTAATtctgggactcacatggtggaaggtgagaactgacctctgaaagctgtcttcagactttcACATTTACTCTGGTGTGTGTGCATAACCTGGTACATaagcacacactcagacacacacacaaataatacatgcatacatgtatgcatacatacgtacatacatacatacaaactcaTAGCTATTATGACAGCATCAAGATTTGTGCAAGCACAAGCATGGAGAGATGAGTTGGGCACACAGTCCTACCCCTAGCTGAAGAATTATTAGCaattattagatgctgggaaacATCCAGTGTTCTCCAAGAATAAAGTCCCTGGTAAGATGACTATGTTTAAATTCAATACATGACCACTGGGCAAGACTGAAACTGGTCAGGAACAGAGGGGGAAtgcttgggggaggggatggattgtgactcagagaagaagaaagactaCAAGGAAGCATGCAAGTATGACATCTAGACCCTTGCCCTTTCCTTTAGACTGCTGAAGGGCTTGGAGTTCCCTCTCTATAGAAAAGAGTCAGGGCAGAACCTGAACTATGCTCATCAAAGACTTTTCAAACAAGAACCCGACTtctatccccaggacccatgggAAAATGTGGGGCACAGGGCACACGACTGTAATCatagtgctggggaggtggagacaggaggagccctggcttgcatggtTCAGCTGGCCTAGCTTAGCCAGCTCCAGGCCAATAAGAGAGGCCAGTCTCATACAACGTGGgcagctcctgaggaatgacatctgAGGTCATCCTCCAGCCTCTACGTGTCCAAGCATACACATGAATGTGCACTTCCTCCACAGGGTAGCACGGTTCTTAGGAGGGCAGCAAAGGCAGTGATGAAGCAGGAGGATGTCACATGGGGAGATGGCCAGCTTGCCGGGGAACACGTGCGGTAGTGGTAATCCTGCTTGCTCCCACAGATGATGCCTCATTCTTGCCTTGTGCTTCCTGATTG carries:
- the C4H1orf162 gene encoding transmembrane protein C1orf162 homolog; this translates as MGSTTSTPKSRISTSSTAAPVTSSTPYSFNPKKEHIILAFFAGVLLTLLLVALFFLIIKSCRKRYSIAQTQDPHSEPPTKLSSVSKESLTYASMTFKPSEENSNDLTRNHSSGLDATVYSQIKVTDADLPLR